The DNA region TCGCTAACCCCCTGCGCGTATACCGACGGCAGTATCTCCTCCGCCTCTAGCTCCCCCGGCGTTAGTTGTCTAAGAAGGAACTGGACTGCCTTGAGGTAGCGCTCGGGTGTCCCCACGTCGAACCAGTAGCCCCTACTTGTATAACCGTACACAGGCAAGCCGGCCTCTATCACAGTAGGTATGACGTCACCGCCGAAGTCCAGCCTCCCCTCGGAGTACAACTTGCTTCCCATCTCCCCGCTGAAGAAGTCTTTGAAGTCCTCAGAGAGGAGGTATATACCGGTGTTTACTAAATTACTAAGCGCATCTTCTCTTCTTTTTGGTTTTTCGACAAACTTCAAAATGCGCATATCCTCACCAATCGCCGCCACACCGAATTCGCTCAGATCGCTTGTCTCCTCCTTAAGCGCGATTGTTATAAATGCCTTCTTTGATCTATGGAACTCGTACATATCTTTCACATCAAGCTGGAAAACGTTGTCGCCCTGAATAACCAAGACGGGTTCCCTAATATCATAATACATGAGGGTGGCATAAACAGCCTCCGCATTCCCCCGCGTTTCTACTCTCGGCATATACCTGACCCTTATACCAACGCCATATTTCTCCGCAAACCACCTCCCCTCGCGGAAGTAATCGTATATGTCACGGTAGTTGTAATACCCCTTCACGCCGAAGTAGAACTCCTCAACCCCCTGGCGGGCGAGGTGCAAAATTGAAAGCTCTATCAAAGGCCGATTAAGGAAGCGGACCATAGCCTTCGAGGTCTCCGCGGTGAGGGGTCTGAGCCTAACCGCCTCTCCCCCTACAGGGATGATGGCAATTCTTACCATAAATACAATACACGCTTTATATAAAAAATTACTCTGTCAGCTGGCCGCTAGCTGTGAGCCCGGTAATATGCAAAGAGCCTCGCGCTCTGGTAGCACTGCTCGAGCATGTCTATCGTATTCCTCATCCTGAACTTGGCATCGACATACTGGGCAATACGCTCCCGTGAGGGAAGGCTGACAGCGCCAGTTGCCAGCTCCTCCATGGCTTTGCCCAGCTTTTCGGGGTTTTCAGGGTCAACTAATATGCCGTATTCGCCCACGACCTCGGGGAGTCCTCCAACTGCCGGCGCTATTACTGGAGTGCCCAGCGCCATAGCCTCGATGGCCGAGATGCCGAAGGGCTCCCATCTTGAGGGCATTACCAAGGCCTTTGCCACGTAGTGCAACGCCTTGTAGAGTCTAGGTGGGATTTTGGCCGTTGAGAGGGCTACTCTGCCCCGCCGCTCCCAGACGAGGCTCTTCACGTACTCCTCGTAGCCCCACTCCCCTGCGGGTACGCCGAGTATCAAGAGCCGCGCATGGGGGGCGTAGTCAAGCGCCTTGACGGCTATGTCAAACCCCTTCTGCGATGTTATTCTCCCCACAGCTAGGAATAGGACGCCCCTCCTATCCAGCCAGCCCACTACGCCCATGCGCTCCACCTCTTCTACCAGACGCCATGTGTCCG from Pyrobaculum arsenaticum DSM 13514 includes:
- a CDS encoding nucleotidyltransferase family protein; protein product: MVRIAIIPVGGEAVRLRPLTAETSKAMVRFLNRPLIELSILHLARQGVEEFYFGVKGYYNYRDIYDYFREGRWFAEKYGVGIRVRYMPRVETRGNAEAVYATLMYYDIREPVLVIQGDNVFQLDVKDMYEFHRSKKAFITIALKEETSDLSEFGVAAIGEDMRILKFVEKPKRREDALSNLVNTGIYLLSEDFKDFFSGEMGSKLYSEGRLDFGGDVIPTVIEAGLPVYGYTSRGYWFDVGTPERYLKAVQFLLRQLTPGELEAEEILPSVYAQGVSEQSKILKGKIAERIKKGAIKAEGHILLGRHVQLGDNVHIRDSVIDNYVVVGDNSTIEDSVVMDRSLIGRNVTIRRSIIGRHVYVKDGSVIEDSVVADNVVVGEEASLRRVKVWPHKTLEKGVRLEGFSLI